A window from Aminivibrio sp. encodes these proteins:
- a CDS encoding ImmA/IrrE family metallo-endopeptidase, producing the protein MNTTPAFRFPEPPEHIPEWASKAAAEWTGLDEFSLLVRAEERTGKQIDLEYPLLPGETWGFHIVKGRRAGIFINRRLPERWKRFALFHELFHLLEHRKGEAFWERTATPLSSFERQADLFAWAATLKEWETCWKESTV; encoded by the coding sequence ATGAATACAACGCCGGCCTTCCGTTTTCCCGAACCTCCCGAACACATTCCGGAGTGGGCCTCAAAGGCCGCCGCAGAATGGACGGGCCTCGACGAGTTCTCCCTTCTCGTCAGGGCCGAGGAACGGACGGGAAAACAAATCGACCTGGAATATCCGCTTCTTCCCGGTGAAACATGGGGGTTTCACATCGTGAAGGGGCGAAGAGCGGGAATATTCATCAACCGGAGACTTCCGGAACGGTGGAAGAGATTCGCCCTTTTCCACGAACTTTTCCACCTTCTTGAACACAGGAAGGGAGAGGCTTTCTGGGAAAGAACGGCTACTCCCCTGTCGAGCTTCGAACGGCAGGCCGATCTTTTCGCTTGGGCGGCTACGCTGAAGGAGTGGGAAACATGCTGGAAAGAATCCACGGTCTAG
- a CDS encoding helix-turn-helix domain-containing protein codes for MFIFTFVSFPPLIYSERERSSRGVYDFLRNVFLEQIVIIGIIIYILRKHSIGGEIAMSLGMRIRTLRKALGLTQQALADRTQVSRIYIQALESNRRMPSMKLLNRLAEALSVEVQDLVKTVSSAPSGRLQLEEVLQVSPEVEVWYRSKKLKPRELKFVQSLIDAAISRWEEEDRADGDV; via the coding sequence ATGTTCATTTTTACCTTTGTTTCTTTCCCCCCCTTAATATATTCTGAACGGGAAAGGAGTTCAAGGGGGGTATATGATTTTTTACGGAATGTTTTTCTTGAGCAAATTGTAATCATTGGTATAATAATATATATCCTGAGAAAACACTCCATCGGAGGTGAAATCGCCATGAGCCTCGGAATGAGGATCAGAACGCTGCGTAAGGCCCTTGGCCTCACTCAGCAGGCCCTTGCGGACAGAACGCAAGTCAGCAGAATATACATCCAGGCCCTCGAAAGCAACAGGAGGATGCCCTCCATGAAACTTCTGAACCGCCTGGCGGAAGCCCTCAGCGTCGAGGTTCAGGACCTGGTGAAAACGGTGTCGTCAGCTCCTTCCGGACGGCTCCAGCTTGAGGAAGTGCTCCAGGTGAGCCCCGAAGTGGAGGTCTGGTACAGGAGCAAGAAACTCAAGCCCAGAGAGCTCAAGTTCGTCCAAAGCCTCATTGACGCGGCCATCTCGCGCTGGGAAGAAGAGGACCGGGCGGACGGCGACGTCTGA
- a CDS encoding LysR family transcriptional regulator, with amino-acid sequence MDFRELQSLVEVMEKGSISAAAASLGISQPAVSKHIAKLEREMGVKIFARGQKCSNLTVEGEVLYKFARKTISQLADIKRDFSDIADDVSGIVRISASSIPGDFILPGLLVEFRKLYPNIEVEVRISDSREAIEKMVTRESDISVTGHGRHASGFNTVPFARDELVLLVSEDHPFAGRESVTLRDLENMDLVGRVTGSSTSRIWEDAFKAHMGKGKHVYLKFGHVSAVVEAVKKGAEGAVISRLAGSGEMQGLVMIPFKPSLMRTFSITYGTMTTKAMEMLLDFLLRRKMIGDDE; translated from the coding sequence TTGGATTTTCGTGAACTTCAGAGTCTCGTGGAAGTAATGGAGAAGGGAAGCATCTCTGCTGCTGCGGCTTCTCTCGGAATTTCCCAGCCTGCCGTGAGCAAGCACATCGCAAAACTCGAGCGGGAAATGGGTGTCAAAATTTTCGCCCGGGGGCAGAAATGCTCCAATCTCACCGTGGAGGGCGAAGTGCTCTACAAATTCGCCCGGAAGACCATTTCCCAGCTCGCGGACATAAAAAGGGACTTCTCCGACATTGCCGACGATGTCTCCGGCATCGTGAGGATCAGCGCAAGCTCCATTCCGGGCGACTTCATCCTTCCCGGCCTTCTCGTGGAATTCCGGAAGCTCTACCCGAATATAGAAGTGGAAGTCCGTATATCCGATTCGAGGGAAGCAATCGAAAAAATGGTGACCAGGGAATCGGATATTTCCGTTACCGGTCACGGGCGTCATGCGTCCGGTTTCAACACCGTTCCCTTCGCCAGGGACGAACTGGTCCTCCTTGTCAGTGAGGATCACCCCTTTGCAGGCAGGGAGAGCGTCACCCTGAGAGATCTCGAGAACATGGATCTTGTGGGAAGGGTGACCGGATCATCCACCTCCCGTATCTGGGAAGATGCCTTCAAGGCTCATATGGGGAAAGGAAAACATGTGTACCTCAAGTTCGGCCATGTGAGCGCCGTGGTGGAGGCTGTGAAGAAAGGCGCCGAGGGAGCGGTCATCTCCCGCCTCGCCGGCTCCGGTGAGATGCAGGGGCTTGTGATGATACCCTTCAAGCCGTCCCTCATGAGAACCTTCTCCATCACCTACGGGACCATGACCACCAAGGCCATGGAAATGCTTCTCGACTTTCTTCTGCGGAGGAAAATGATCGGCGATGACGAATAA
- a CDS encoding YbaK/EbsC family protein, whose amino-acid sequence MTNKATGGSPERHHPSGDPVEKVRAFLRERGYPDSITFSHETIFTVDDASRAVGAPPAHILKSLVLLVDEAPLLALMSGINKVDARKVRSACSAKKVRMADPEYVYRWSGFQVGGVPPVGYPEEIPALLDEDLFLYSVVWAAAGSDHAFFPVSPEDLLKLTGGRKCPLRK is encoded by the coding sequence ATGACGAATAAAGCCACCGGGGGATCGCCGGAAAGACATCACCCTTCCGGCGATCCCGTGGAAAAAGTGCGGGCCTTTCTCAGGGAAAGAGGATACCCTGATTCCATCACCTTTTCTCACGAAACTATTTTTACCGTAGACGACGCCTCCCGGGCAGTCGGCGCGCCGCCCGCCCATATTCTGAAAAGTCTCGTTCTCCTCGTGGACGAAGCGCCCCTTCTTGCGCTCATGTCGGGAATCAACAAGGTTGATGCCAGAAAAGTCCGCTCCGCGTGCAGCGCGAAAAAAGTCCGGATGGCCGACCCCGAATACGTCTACCGGTGGTCCGGGTTCCAGGTGGGAGGCGTTCCGCCGGTGGGTTACCCGGAGGAAATACCCGCCCTTCTGGACGAGGACCTTTTCCTCTATTCGGTAGTATGGGCCGCAGCAGGAAGCGATCACGCATTCTTCCCCGTTTCACCCGAAGATCTGCTGAAATTGACAGGGGGCAGGAAATGCCCCCTTCGGAAATAA
- a CDS encoding PPC domain-containing DNA-binding protein — protein sequence MKYAATDEIIALRLSEGDDIGDSIVHACGACDVDSAVILSAAGMVSFVTFGWYNGRDYNTETVKDIMELAALSGNISYRGGGLYPHLHGVFNKPDHGAISGHILQAIVFNNAEVFLKPLSTVMLGRAFDGAFEALAPEKRL from the coding sequence GTGAAATATGCCGCCACTGACGAAATAATAGCGCTGCGCCTTTCTGAAGGGGACGATATCGGAGACTCCATCGTCCACGCATGCGGGGCGTGCGACGTGGATTCCGCGGTAATCCTCAGCGCCGCCGGGATGGTTTCCTTCGTTACCTTCGGGTGGTACAACGGGAGGGACTACAATACGGAGACCGTGAAGGACATCATGGAACTGGCAGCTCTCAGCGGCAACATCAGTTACCGTGGAGGGGGGCTCTACCCCCACCTGCACGGAGTCTTCAACAAACCGGACCACGGGGCGATTTCAGGGCATATCCTGCAAGCCATCGTCTTTAACAATGCTGAGGTCTTTCTCAAACCCCTCTCCACGGTAATGCTCGGGAGAGCCTTTGACGGAGCATTTGAAGCCCTGGCCCCGGAAAAGAGGCTGTAA
- a CDS encoding asparaginase: protein MSNREKTALVLAGGQIGMKYNPRTNSYQPTVTAEEMLSWLPQELADKIFVVDWSRQPSSHYTIRMTSDLVQILSKTVVEGADGIVVTCGSDTLEEMAYLTDLYWAYPQPVVFTAATLPSDSRGSDASINLYQSVLASFSKECWGVGVLVCLQDQLFAASEMTEIASQRRNSFSAPDRGPVAQFIGDRVDILRQKRRAKILEGNGSPARDVELLFASLGSNDKMLEFLASDEKRELDGLVIAGFGSGNVPPSWIPHIKKLVKDDIPVVITSRCPQGHTRGMPYTFEGNMARLLEIGVFDGGGLRPLQARLRLAVALGAGLSRQELQAYLLEV from the coding sequence ATGTCCAATCGGGAAAAGACTGCGCTTGTTCTCGCAGGCGGGCAGATCGGCATGAAATACAACCCCCGGACGAACTCATACCAGCCGACGGTCACCGCCGAAGAAATGCTTTCCTGGCTCCCCCAGGAACTGGCGGACAAGATTTTCGTGGTTGACTGGAGCCGGCAGCCGAGCAGCCATTATACAATCCGCATGACATCGGACCTGGTCCAGATCCTTTCGAAAACAGTAGTCGAGGGAGCCGACGGCATCGTGGTCACATGCGGCAGCGACACCCTGGAAGAAATGGCCTACCTGACCGATCTCTACTGGGCTTATCCTCAGCCGGTCGTCTTCACCGCCGCGACCCTTCCATCCGACAGCAGGGGATCCGACGCCTCAATCAACCTGTACCAGTCCGTCCTTGCCTCGTTTTCGAAGGAATGCTGGGGCGTGGGAGTTCTCGTCTGTCTTCAGGACCAGCTTTTCGCCGCATCGGAAATGACGGAGATCGCCAGCCAGCGGAGAAATTCCTTTTCCGCTCCTGACAGGGGGCCGGTGGCCCAATTTATCGGCGACAGGGTTGACATACTGAGACAGAAACGCCGCGCCAAGATCCTGGAAGGAAATGGAAGCCCCGCACGGGACGTGGAACTCCTTTTCGCTTCCCTCGGCTCAAATGACAAAATGCTTGAATTTCTCGCCTCAGACGAGAAAAGAGAGCTTGACGGACTGGTCATCGCCGGATTCGGAAGCGGAAATGTCCCTCCCTCCTGGATCCCCCACATCAAGAAACTTGTGAAAGATGATATCCCGGTGGTGATTACTTCCCGGTGCCCCCAGGGCCATACAAGGGGAATGCCCTATACCTTCGAGGGAAACATGGCCAGGCTCCTCGAGATCGGAGTGTTCGACGGAGGAGGACTGAGACCCCTGCAGGCACGGCTGAGACTCGCCGTCGCCCTTGGTGCGGGTCTTTCCCGCCAGGAACTCCAGGCCTATCTCCTGGAAGTGTAG
- a CDS encoding lactate utilization protein yields MNESPFDAARKKHWRALGLTVAANLAAKGFEAVYVDSAEEALAEVLKLIPAGASVGVPGSVTIREIGAMEALTQRGCTVIHHWDPSLSGEERLQKLQDELLADFFLTSSNAVTKDGMLVNIDGNGNRVSGMAWGKNTLIFVIGMNKVTADLDGAISRTRNAATPPNALRLGLEPPCTKTGHCVNCSSEERVCKALLILERATGGRKTHVILVGEDLGF; encoded by the coding sequence ATGAACGAAAGTCCTTTTGACGCGGCCCGGAAAAAACACTGGAGAGCGCTGGGTCTCACTGTAGCCGCAAATCTTGCGGCTAAGGGGTTTGAAGCGGTCTACGTGGATTCGGCTGAAGAGGCCTTGGCCGAAGTACTGAAGTTGATCCCTGCAGGCGCCTCCGTTGGAGTTCCGGGGAGCGTCACCATAAGGGAAATAGGGGCCATGGAAGCCCTCACCCAAAGGGGATGCACCGTCATCCACCACTGGGATCCTTCCCTTTCCGGAGAAGAAAGGCTCCAAAAACTCCAGGACGAACTTCTTGCGGATTTCTTCCTGACAAGCTCCAACGCCGTTACGAAAGACGGCATGCTCGTAAACATCGACGGAAACGGGAACAGGGTAAGCGGCATGGCCTGGGGGAAAAACACCCTCATCTTTGTCATAGGTATGAACAAGGTAACCGCTGATCTGGACGGGGCCATTTCCCGTACAAGGAACGCCGCGACTCCCCCCAACGCTCTCCGGCTCGGTCTGGAACCCCCATGCACAAAAACAGGTCACTGTGTGAACTGCTCTTCGGAAGAAAGGGTATGTAAAGCTCTTCTCATTCTCGAACGGGCTACGGGCGGCAGAAAGACACATGTCATCCTCGTGGGTGAAGATCTCGGCTTCTGA
- a CDS encoding sigma factor-like helix-turn-helix DNA-binding protein translates to MAKEDLILSRRLFVNQLYDLYSPLLTEKQREAWELHEFSDLSLSETAEKLGASRQAVHDLISRSREKLEELETLLGFHRREEGLEEEIRSLRRALEENGGSTGTNSRPEEDRDVRRTS, encoded by the coding sequence TTGGCAAAGGAAGATCTGATCCTGTCGAGAAGGCTTTTCGTCAACCAGTTGTACGACCTTTACAGCCCCCTGCTGACGGAAAAGCAGAGAGAAGCCTGGGAGCTTCACGAGTTCTCCGACCTTTCCCTTTCAGAAACTGCCGAAAAACTCGGAGCCAGCAGGCAGGCCGTTCATGATCTCATTTCCAGGAGCCGGGAAAAACTGGAGGAACTTGAAACGCTCCTGGGGTTTCACCGGAGAGAAGAGGGGCTGGAGGAAGAAATCCGCTCGCTCCGCAGGGCCCTCGAAGAAAACGGGGGAAGCACCGGAACAAATTCACGACCGGAGGAAGACCGCGATGTTCGACGCACTTCGTGA
- the ffh gene encoding signal recognition particle protein: protein MFDALRERLEGVFAKLKSRGKLSESDVDSALREVRRGLLEADVDYKVVKNLVEAIKIRALGKDVLDSITPGQQVTAIVYEELSALMGAEPVPLAISPRPPSVYLMVGLQGGGKTTTTVKIAKKLSSGHKPLVVACDLRRPAAVEQLRILAEQSKIGFFGPAAGESDVLSVVREAVSFASERLYDVILLDTAGRLHADEELMEELAAMKRQLPPTEVLLVVDAMTGQEAVKVASAFHEKLSLTGVVLSKLDGDARGGAALAIRQVTGVPIKLAGVGEGTDALEVFDARRMAQRIMGMGDVMGLAEKIREMADSGGAEKIAESLKQKKFTLEDLLLQFEQIEKMGPLDKVMEMIPGFSKMKGMGSDDLDTKRLKQSKAVIQSMTREERRNPAVIKGSRRRRIAQGSGTSVQMVNQLLAQYEQMRKLWKQFGKQGGKGFRLPKGLFGGGGFR from the coding sequence ATGTTCGACGCACTTCGTGAACGCCTGGAAGGCGTTTTCGCCAAACTGAAGAGCCGGGGCAAACTTTCCGAATCCGACGTTGACAGCGCTCTCAGGGAGGTCCGCAGGGGTCTTCTCGAGGCCGACGTGGATTACAAAGTCGTAAAAAACCTTGTGGAAGCCATAAAAATCAGGGCACTGGGCAAGGATGTTCTTGATTCCATAACCCCAGGCCAGCAGGTTACGGCCATAGTCTACGAGGAGCTTTCGGCGCTCATGGGCGCCGAACCGGTTCCTTTGGCCATTTCTCCAAGGCCGCCGTCGGTTTACCTCATGGTCGGACTTCAGGGCGGAGGAAAAACTACCACCACGGTGAAAATAGCAAAGAAACTTTCTTCCGGGCATAAGCCCCTCGTGGTTGCATGCGACCTCAGAAGGCCGGCCGCCGTGGAACAGCTCAGGATTCTTGCCGAGCAGTCGAAGATAGGCTTTTTCGGCCCGGCGGCGGGAGAGTCGGATGTTCTTTCCGTCGTCCGGGAAGCGGTCTCGTTCGCCTCGGAAAGGCTGTATGACGTAATTCTCCTTGACACTGCCGGGCGGCTTCACGCCGACGAAGAGCTCATGGAGGAGCTGGCGGCGATGAAACGGCAGCTGCCTCCCACGGAAGTTCTTCTCGTGGTGGATGCCATGACAGGCCAGGAAGCGGTGAAGGTAGCTTCGGCGTTCCATGAAAAGCTCAGCCTCACCGGAGTGGTCCTTTCCAAGCTTGACGGTGATGCCCGCGGAGGTGCCGCCCTTGCCATCAGGCAGGTCACCGGTGTTCCGATCAAGCTCGCCGGCGTTGGGGAAGGAACTGATGCCCTGGAGGTGTTCGATGCCAGGCGCATGGCCCAGAGGATCATGGGTATGGGCGATGTTATGGGGCTCGCCGAGAAGATAAGGGAAATGGCCGATTCCGGAGGGGCGGAAAAGATCGCCGAAAGCCTGAAGCAAAAGAAGTTCACCCTGGAGGATCTTCTCCTCCAGTTCGAGCAGATAGAAAAAATGGGCCCCCTCGACAAGGTAATGGAGATGATCCCCGGTTTCAGCAAGATGAAGGGGATGGGGAGCGACGACCTCGACACGAAAAGGCTGAAGCAGTCGAAGGCCGTCATCCAGTCCATGACACGGGAGGAGCGGCGGAACCCGGCCGTGATCAAGGGTAGCAGGCGGCGGCGTATAGCCCAGGGTTCCGGTACTTCGGTCCAGATGGTGAACCAGCTTCTTGCTCAGTACGAGCAGATGCGGAAACTCTGGAAACAGTTCGGAAAGCAGGGCGGCAAAGGATTTCGTCTCCCGAAGGGGCTTTTCGGAGGCGGAGGATTCAGGTAG
- the rpsP gene encoding 30S ribosomal protein S16, with translation MAVRIRLARHGRKKAPFYRLVVADSRSPRDGRFIELLGTYDPMVEPAKITVNEERAVYWLTVGATASDTARGLLKKSGVWEKFEAGKKQAE, from the coding sequence ATGGCAGTACGAATTCGCCTTGCCCGTCATGGACGGAAGAAGGCCCCGTTTTACCGTTTGGTTGTTGCGGATTCCCGCTCTCCCAGGGATGGAAGGTTCATTGAGCTTCTCGGCACCTATGACCCCATGGTGGAACCAGCGAAAATCACCGTCAATGAAGAAAGGGCCGTTTACTGGCTGACAGTCGGAGCGACCGCTTCCGATACGGCCAGAGGTCTGCTCAAGAAGTCGGGCGTCTGGGAGAAATTCGAGGCGGGCAAGAAGCAGGCCGAATAG
- a CDS encoding KH domain-containing protein, producing MPDYRELVEFIVRRLVTDPDSVRVEDETDDRGVTAVTIHVAPDDVGRVIGKRGATINAVRLLAKAAAVKVNDRVDVDIVEDE from the coding sequence ATGCCCGACTACAGGGAGCTCGTCGAATTCATCGTCAGGCGTCTCGTGACGGATCCGGACAGTGTCCGGGTTGAAGACGAGACTGACGACCGGGGAGTAACGGCGGTTACGATTCACGTCGCCCCAGATGACGTGGGCCGTGTGATCGGGAAACGCGGTGCGACGATCAACGCCGTCCGCCTTCTTGCGAAGGCGGCCGCGGTGAAGGTTAACGACCGGGTGGATGTGGACATCGTTGAGGACGAATAG
- the rimM gene encoding ribosome maturation factor RimM (Essential for efficient processing of 16S rRNA) produces the protein MWTSLRTNRILIGRVVGAQGLRGELKIHALTDNPARFADMDTLRLYGSDGTLRSELTLLSVRFLDSKGIVVAGTKEVKDRNGAEALVGTTVEILPEERYPLEEGAFWVDDLLGMTVVNHSTGDVLGTVSDVVPAGENDLYTVRDETGTDHFIPAVKEFIAGVDLEKREMRISLIEGLW, from the coding sequence ATGTGGACATCGTTGAGGACGAATAGGATTCTGATCGGACGCGTCGTGGGAGCGCAGGGTCTGCGTGGCGAGCTCAAAATCCATGCACTGACCGACAACCCCGCGCGATTTGCCGATATGGACACGCTCAGGCTGTATGGGAGCGACGGAACGCTCCGGTCGGAACTGACCCTTCTTTCTGTCCGGTTTCTTGACAGCAAGGGAATCGTTGTTGCCGGGACAAAAGAAGTAAAAGACAGGAACGGAGCGGAGGCTCTTGTCGGGACAACCGTGGAGATCTTGCCCGAGGAACGCTATCCTCTCGAGGAAGGAGCTTTCTGGGTAGACGATCTACTAGGGATGACGGTGGTGAACCATTCCACCGGCGACGTTCTGGGGACAGTTTCCGACGTGGTTCCGGCGGGAGAAAACGACCTGTACACAGTGCGGGACGAAACGGGAACCGATCATTTCATACCTGCGGTAAAAGAATTCATCGCGGGAGTGGACCTTGAAAAAAGAGAAATGAGGATTTCACTCATCGAGGGGCTCTGGTAA
- the trmD gene encoding tRNA (guanosine(37)-N1)-methyltransferase TrmD gives MNVTIVTAFPGFFRDFLSESMIGRAIRNGLIRVDVVDLRDFGAGNYRQVDDYAFGGGGGMVLLPEVLEKALDSIETAKGPAYVVCPGPQGDLLSQEIVETLAARDHVVIICGHYEGLDERFMEKRVDREISMGDFVLTGGEIPAMAVIDAMARLVPGVIGKESAVVEDSFFRGMLDHPHYTRPSEWEGIPVPDVLLSGHAAEIENWRRSEAVRRTLSRRPDLIGRANIRPYLPKGMYAALVHFPVLDRKGEKTTAAVTGLDLSDIGRSCRTYGLDGFLVTTPLQSQRELVKTMAAHWIGGAGGEVNPDRKEAFSTIKIFPSLDRATEWVTRREKEPPLFIGTTARTREGGFHWLEAKRRILRERKPVVFVFGTGSGLHEEVLGRCHMVLQPLSGGFGDYNHLSVRTAVGVVLDRFFGWR, from the coding sequence GTGAACGTAACCATTGTCACCGCTTTTCCCGGTTTTTTTCGTGACTTTCTTTCCGAAAGCATGATCGGGAGGGCGATCCGGAACGGCCTTATCCGAGTTGACGTGGTGGACCTGCGGGATTTCGGCGCTGGAAACTACAGGCAGGTGGACGACTACGCCTTCGGAGGCGGTGGTGGAATGGTCCTTCTGCCGGAGGTCCTCGAAAAGGCCCTTGATTCGATCGAGACAGCGAAAGGCCCTGCTTACGTGGTCTGTCCGGGGCCCCAGGGCGACCTCCTGTCCCAGGAGATCGTCGAGACTCTCGCTGCAAGGGATCACGTGGTGATCATCTGCGGTCATTACGAGGGGCTCGATGAGCGGTTTATGGAAAAACGGGTGGACCGGGAAATTTCCATGGGGGACTTTGTCCTTACCGGAGGAGAGATTCCTGCCATGGCCGTCATCGATGCCATGGCGCGGCTTGTACCCGGAGTAATCGGGAAAGAGTCGGCGGTGGTGGAGGACTCTTTTTTCAGGGGGATGCTCGATCATCCTCACTACACCCGCCCCTCCGAATGGGAGGGAATACCCGTCCCGGATGTGCTTCTTTCCGGACATGCCGCAGAGATTGAGAACTGGCGCAGGAGTGAAGCTGTACGAAGAACCCTGTCGAGGAGGCCTGACCTCATAGGGAGGGCCAATATACGACCCTACCTGCCCAAAGGAATGTATGCCGCCCTGGTGCATTTTCCGGTTCTTGACAGAAAAGGCGAAAAAACGACGGCGGCGGTCACCGGACTTGATCTTTCGGACATTGGACGGTCGTGCAGAACCTACGGGCTTGACGGGTTTCTTGTGACGACACCGCTGCAGAGCCAGAGGGAGCTTGTGAAGACCATGGCCGCGCACTGGATCGGCGGTGCCGGAGGAGAGGTCAATCCCGACAGAAAAGAGGCCTTCAGCACAATCAAAATTTTCCCTTCTCTCGACAGGGCGACGGAATGGGTAACCAGGCGGGAAAAAGAGCCGCCCCTTTTCATAGGAACCACCGCCCGGACGAGGGAAGGCGGTTTTCACTGGCTCGAAGCCAAAAGAAGAATTCTTCGGGAAAGAAAACCGGTGGTTTTTGTCTTCGGAACGGGGTCGGGACTCCACGAAGAGGTGCTCGGCCGGTGTCACATGGTGCTGCAGCCTCTTTCAGGAGGATTCGGCGATTACAACCATCTTTCGGTCAGGACTGCCGTGGGAGTTGTTCTGGACCGTTTTTTCGGATGGCGTTGA
- the rplS gene encoding 50S ribosomal protein L19: MDVISLVEKKYLRSDVPDFRSGDTVRVHVKVKEGTRERIQVFEGVVIARKHGGLSETFTVRKVSSGVGVERVFPLHCPSISRIEVKRLGKVRRAKLYYLRKRSGKSARIKERREF, from the coding sequence ATGGACGTAATCAGTCTTGTGGAAAAGAAGTATCTGAGGAGCGACGTCCCCGATTTCCGTTCGGGAGACACCGTTCGGGTTCACGTGAAGGTTAAGGAAGGTACGAGGGAACGTATCCAGGTGTTCGAGGGCGTGGTCATCGCAAGGAAACACGGGGGGCTCAGCGAGACCTTTACCGTGAGGAAGGTTTCAAGCGGCGTGGGCGTGGAGAGGGTTTTCCCCCTGCACTGCCCTTCCATCAGCCGGATCGAAGTGAAGCGGCTGGGCAAAGTCCGCCGGGCCAAACTCTACTACCTCAGGAAGAGAAGCGGAAAATCCGCCAGGATCAAGGAGAGAAGAGAATTTTAG